One part of the Thermodesulfovibrio sp. 3462-1 genome encodes these proteins:
- a CDS encoding cytochrome c3 family protein, with the protein MLRCLQNLSVKAQRQVKILSQLHIKKYFGRLEYGTVLFEHQKHVEALTKAFKKPDERICQDCHVQDKFGEFSFEFPKNIDRKDSSLLKNAYHEQCLRCHQKLSFEKIKTGPVILSCRECHKKENDDMIVKHPSVEFDFSLHDKHVKKHKKRL; encoded by the coding sequence ATGCTTCGCTGTCTTCAGAACCTGTCAGTAAAAGCCCAGAGGCAGGTAAAGATATTATCGCAATTGCACATAAAGAAATATTTTGGCAGACTTGAATATGGCACGGTCTTATTTGAACATCAAAAGCATGTTGAAGCTCTGACAAAGGCTTTTAAAAAGCCTGATGAAAGAATTTGTCAGGATTGTCATGTTCAGGACAAATTCGGTGAATTTTCCTTTGAGTTTCCTAAAAACATTGATAGAAAGGATTCTTCACTGCTTAAGAATGCCTATCATGAGCAGTGCCTGAGATGTCATCAAAAATTAAGCTTTGAAAAAATTAAAACAGGGCCTGTAATTCTCTCCTGCAGGGAATGCCATAAGAAAGAAAATGATGATATGATAGTTAAACATCCTTCAGTGGAGTTTGATTTTTCCCTTCATGACAAACATGTGAAAAAACATAAAAAAAGACTGTAG
- a CDS encoding (Fe-S)-binding protein — translation MTEFVRKTVADIGIDKTLEEIDEVRIKKAIDWVLKREASARLKVFVDTCVRCGMCSTSCHHYLSHDNDPTYAPAAKVKQTIWDILNKNGNVGKEDIKKYARIAFSECNLCRRCVQFCPFGIDIAYLISLVRRICCLIGAVPQYIQDQALSHMQTTNMLWFRQDEWLDTVQWLEDELRAEIKNARIPVGKKDAEILYLAHGLEAKYMTGLLANMAKIMNVAKVDWTMPDCDGWDYTNKSFYAQDHETFQKVVRTHYEVAFKLNVKRIVMGECGHAYRTGIYEGTRLIGWKENPIPYLYGVEFFYELLKNNRIKISQKIKEPVTLQDPCNIIRYRGLREKLRYIVNSLCENFIEMSPKDDHNYCCSAGGGMIDAGPPWKMARIEGGRIKAEQIKDTGAKIVIAPCHTCHKGIEDLNDYYKLGVHVKFLTDMIAEQMEIPEEMRA, via the coding sequence ATGACAGAGTTTGTTAGAAAGACAGTAGCAGACATAGGAATTGACAAAACCTTAGAAGAAATTGATGAAGTTAGAATAAAAAAGGCTATTGATTGGGTTTTAAAAAGAGAAGCCTCTGCAAGGCTTAAAGTCTTTGTAGATACCTGTGTTAGATGTGGAATGTGTTCTACTTCCTGTCATCATTATTTATCCCATGATAATGATCCAACCTATGCACCTGCAGCCAAAGTAAAGCAAACAATATGGGATATACTCAATAAAAATGGCAATGTTGGTAAGGAGGACATAAAAAAATATGCAAGAATTGCCTTCTCTGAATGCAATCTTTGCCGGAGATGTGTTCAGTTCTGTCCCTTTGGTATTGATATTGCTTATTTAATTAGCCTTGTAAGAAGAATATGTTGCCTTATTGGCGCAGTTCCTCAGTATATTCAGGATCAGGCATTGAGTCACATGCAGACAACAAATATGTTGTGGTTTAGACAGGATGAATGGCTTGATACAGTTCAATGGCTTGAAGATGAACTGAGGGCAGAAATTAAAAATGCAAGAATTCCAGTGGGTAAAAAAGACGCTGAAATTCTTTATCTTGCCCATGGACTTGAGGCAAAATACATGACTGGGCTTCTTGCTAACATGGCAAAGATAATGAATGTGGCAAAGGTTGACTGGACAATGCCTGATTGTGATGGATGGGATTATACAAACAAATCTTTTTATGCTCAGGATCATGAAACTTTTCAGAAAGTGGTGAGAACTCACTATGAAGTTGCCTTTAAATTGAATGTTAAGAGAATTGTTATGGGAGAGTGCGGACATGCCTACAGAACAGGCATATATGAAGGAACAAGACTTATTGGCTGGAAGGAAAATCCAATTCCCTATCTATATGGTGTTGAGTTCTTCTACGAACTCTTAAAAAACAACAGAATAAAAATCAGCCAAAAAATTAAAGAACCTGTAACATTGCAGGATCCCTGTAATATCATCAGATATAGAGGACTAAGAGAAAAACTCAGATATATTGTAAACAGTCTTTGCGAAAACTTTATAGAGATGTCGCCAAAAGATGACCATAACTACTGTTGTTCTGCTGGCGGAGGAATGATTGATGCGGGTCCGCCATGGAAGATGGCAAGAATTGAAGGCGGTAGAATAAAGGCAGAACAGATAAAAGACACAGGAGCAAAAATAGTGATTGCACCATGTCATACCTGTCATAAGGGAATTGAAGACTTAAATGACTATTACAAGCTTGGAGTTCATGTAAAGTTTTTAACAGACATGATTGCAGAGCAAATGGAAATTCCTGAAGAGATGAGAGCATGA
- the tmcD gene encoding electron transfer complex subunit TmcD: MFNWDWQTKEKLVCDVNDWKNRFNFVHEFVPSPDGEKIAAVVEIEDKKVTPCINGKTWDDTFERVCFLRLIPDGSVTCLVLKNYEWTMAKDEVLLDETFDYAWNLQFSKDASCAAFNIKKGDSYGACVNGKVWDNLFFDARDLFISPDAKKTACYVRTKNPQVLDIFSFKEGVWTVAVNGVPWDKNFISVFGLTFSPDGKRIAATVRLSQQEFTVAVDGALWKEIFPNAWEPAFINENDVCVPVKTDKGWTLVLNGKPLWDKYFVQLWNQRVSPDGKRIAAVVATEFGKWTVAVDGVAWTKTFSQAVLPPQFSPDGKKVASVVRENNLWTVAVDGIAWSEGFERVWTPQFSPDGSHIVAKVERDGVFFIVLDGKIGKDVFEMLWEPVFSPDGEKILVRCLKNGKYYRKIFTIGEILR, encoded by the coding sequence ATGTTCAACTGGGATTGGCAAACAAAGGAAAAATTAGTATGTGATGTGAACGACTGGAAAAACAGATTCAATTTTGTCCATGAATTTGTCCCAAGTCCTGATGGAGAAAAGATTGCTGCAGTTGTTGAAATTGAAGACAAAAAGGTTACGCCATGCATAAATGGAAAAACATGGGATGACACATTTGAAAGAGTTTGTTTTTTAAGGCTTATTCCTGATGGTTCTGTTACCTGCCTTGTTTTGAAGAATTATGAATGGACAATGGCAAAGGATGAGGTTTTGCTTGATGAAACTTTTGATTATGCATGGAATCTTCAGTTCAGCAAAGATGCATCATGCGCAGCCTTTAATATAAAAAAAGGAGATTCCTATGGAGCCTGTGTAAATGGAAAGGTTTGGGATAATCTCTTTTTTGATGCGAGGGATTTATTTATCTCACCTGATGCCAAAAAAACAGCCTGCTATGTAAGGACAAAAAATCCTCAGGTGCTTGATATATTTAGTTTTAAAGAAGGAGTATGGACAGTTGCAGTTAATGGAGTTCCGTGGGATAAAAACTTTATTTCTGTTTTTGGATTAACTTTCAGTCCTGATGGGAAAAGGATTGCTGCTACAGTCAGGCTTTCCCAGCAGGAATTTACAGTGGCAGTTGATGGAGCTCTGTGGAAGGAGATTTTTCCTAATGCATGGGAGCCTGCTTTCATCAATGAAAATGATGTATGCGTTCCTGTTAAAACAGATAAAGGATGGACACTGGTTTTGAATGGAAAACCTTTATGGGATAAGTATTTTGTCCAGCTATGGAATCAGAGAGTTAGTCCTGATGGGAAAAGGATTGCAGCAGTTGTTGCCACAGAGTTTGGAAAATGGACAGTAGCTGTTGACGGAGTTGCATGGACAAAGACATTCTCTCAGGCTGTTCTGCCTCCTCAATTCAGTCCTGATGGTAAAAAAGTAGCATCTGTTGTAAGGGAAAACAATTTATGGACAGTGGCTGTTGACGGAATTGCATGGAGCGAAGGCTTTGAAAGAGTATGGACACCCCAATTCAGCCCTGATGGTTCTCACATTGTTGCAAAAGTAGAAAGGGACGGAGTTTTCTTTATAGTGCTTGATGGAAAGATTGGAAAGGATGTTTTTGAGATGCTGTGGGAGCCTGTTTTCAGTCCTGATGGAGAAAAAATTTTAGTAAGATGTCTCAAAAATGGAAAGTATTATAGAAAAATTTTTACAATTGGAGAGATTTTAAGATAA
- a CDS encoding Eco57I restriction-modification methylase domain-containing protein translates to MLLKTKRLMVSPMSSDILREALEKLVHNFSLKTLKDDVLYWKFKKLDPQFYEKRLFDFEDEKFSDIREILTVRLRDNNTLKAFGVKVEYELSDRSSKKRQFELAKKILRTTDNIGVDAGLFTFYDLEGNFRFSLVHKIYEPGKTAFSYYKRYTYFVERGRPYRTFLKALYEGDFFQLKTLISAFSTLPLTKEFYTEIQNWYAWALKNVWFPGGVSEENLIRLLTRLIFVWFLKEKKLIPEEIFEESFLTKIVKDFGEVDNYYNAVLQNLFFATLNRYPEEREFTKDGTFLENRTHYGVKTLYRYKNKLLISEDEFIKLFSKVPFINGGLFECLDEDSNYIDGFSRREDKRAKIPDFLFFSSEREVDLSDFYGEKKKAKVRGLINILKDYNFTADESSPIDVEVSLDPELLGHIFENLLACYNPETQTTARKATGSYYTPKEIVDFMVEEALLEYFKTKTAIDEEKLKKILSYEEREVGLTPFEKDNLIKAIDSLKVIDPAVGSGAFPMGVVHKLVHVLSKIDPDNKLWYELQFNKALLEVEKVLKIDNKEERENLLKEVNEIFDESINYPDYARKLYIIENSIYGVDIQPIAIQICKLRFFLSLLIDQKVDFNKPNFGIRPLPHLETKFVSADTLISLERPKQLALIPQEIEKPKEDLKTLHKKFFRIKNRKEKKRIENKAKEIREEIKSLLIKSGWPETSVQKIVEIDIFSQMAKADWFDSEWMFGVEDGFDIVIGNPPYVRQERIKELKPILQQQGYKVFASTADIYVYFYEKGYNLLLPQGILCFISSNKWMRAKYGEKLRKLLKENTKVLTLVDFSGYPVFEQTVDTNIILFQKAKPDDNHKVKFVNVGKVDGDVIEYISKNQNTIPQQKLSENAWTLADEKVLALKEKIEKIGKPLKDWDVKIYFGIKTGFNEAFIIDTETRNRILANCKTEEERKRTEEIIKPVLRGRDIERWRYKWAGLWLIYIPWHFPLHKNQNITGASELAESEFRKKYPALYSYLLQYKDGLMQRNKEETCKRYEWYALQRWASDYYPEFEKEKIVWQRVTQQFSFCFVPKGLYILDSMAFMTGENLRFLLGILNSKLVDFYVKTYVHQYADTGFLLSNQYVERIFIPPITPPKPSHSQRDRKSRLPNPLPHPISGLRNKSTKTSKSQRT, encoded by the coding sequence TTGCTATTGAAAACCAAAAGATTGATGGTAAGTCCTATGTCAAGCGATATTCTTCGTGAAGCTCTGGAGAAGTTAGTTCATAATTTTTCTTTAAAAACCTTAAAAGATGATGTTCTTTATTGGAAGTTCAAAAAATTAGATCCTCAATTTTATGAAAAGAGGCTTTTTGATTTTGAGGATGAAAAGTTCTCGGATATAAGAGAAATTTTGACGGTTAGATTAAGAGATAATAACACTTTAAAAGCCTTTGGTGTAAAGGTAGAGTATGAGCTTTCTGATAGGTCAAGCAAGAAAAGACAATTTGAGCTTGCTAAAAAAATCTTAAGAACAACAGACAACATAGGGGTTGATGCAGGTCTTTTTACCTTTTATGATTTAGAGGGAAATTTCAGGTTTTCTTTGGTTCATAAGATTTATGAACCTGGCAAAACAGCTTTCAGCTATTACAAGAGGTATACCTATTTTGTAGAAAGAGGAAGGCCATATAGAACTTTTCTTAAAGCCCTATATGAGGGAGATTTTTTCCAATTAAAAACCCTAATTTCAGCCTTTTCAACCCTTCCCCTTACCAAAGAGTTTTATACAGAGATTCAAAACTGGTATGCCTGGGCTCTAAAAAATGTCTGGTTTCCTGGGGGAGTTTCTGAGGAAAATCTAATAAGGCTTCTTACAAGGCTTATTTTTGTTTGGTTTTTGAAAGAAAAGAAGTTAATTCCTGAAGAGATTTTTGAGGAATCCTTTTTGACTAAGATAGTCAAAGACTTTGGAGAGGTTGATAATTATTACAATGCCGTTCTTCAGAATTTGTTTTTTGCAACTTTAAATAGATATCCTGAAGAGAGAGAATTTACAAAAGATGGAACCTTTTTGGAAAATAGAACGCACTATGGAGTAAAAACTCTTTATAGATACAAAAATAAACTTCTTATCTCTGAGGACGAATTTATAAAGCTTTTTAGCAAGGTTCCTTTTATTAATGGTGGCCTTTTTGAATGCTTAGATGAAGATTCCAACTATATAGATGGTTTTAGTCGTAGAGAAGACAAAAGGGCAAAGATTCCAGATTTTCTCTTCTTTTCTTCTGAAAGAGAAGTGGATTTAAGTGATTTCTATGGAGAAAAGAAGAAGGCAAAAGTTAGAGGGCTTATTAATATTTTAAAAGATTACAACTTTACTGCAGATGAATCCTCGCCTATTGATGTAGAAGTTTCTCTTGATCCAGAACTTTTAGGACATATATTTGAAAATCTTCTTGCTTGTTATAATCCAGAAACTCAAACTACTGCAAGAAAAGCAACAGGCTCCTATTATACTCCCAAAGAAATTGTTGATTTTATGGTTGAAGAAGCTCTTCTTGAATACTTTAAGACAAAAACAGCTATTGATGAAGAAAAACTTAAGAAAATTCTTTCTTACGAAGAAAGAGAGGTAGGTTTGACTCCCTTTGAAAAAGATAATTTAATAAAGGCTATAGATTCTCTTAAAGTTATAGATCCTGCAGTTGGCTCTGGTGCTTTTCCAATGGGAGTAGTTCATAAATTAGTCCATGTTTTGAGTAAAATAGATCCGGATAATAAATTATGGTATGAACTTCAATTTAATAAAGCTTTACTGGAAGTTGAGAAGGTTTTGAAAATAGATAATAAAGAGGAGAGAGAAAATTTACTCAAAGAAGTGAATGAAATCTTTGATGAATCTATAAATTATCCAGATTATGCAAGAAAACTTTATATTATTGAGAATTCCATCTATGGTGTTGATATTCAACCTATAGCTATTCAAATATGTAAGTTAAGATTCTTTCTGAGCTTATTGATAGACCAAAAGGTTGATTTTAATAAACCCAATTTTGGGATTAGACCCCTTCCTCACTTAGAGACTAAATTTGTTTCTGCAGATACCTTGATTAGTCTTGAAAGACCTAAGCAACTTGCGCTTATTCCACAGGAAATTGAAAAACCCAAAGAGGATTTGAAAACCTTACATAAAAAATTTTTTAGAATAAAAAATCGCAAAGAGAAAAAGAGAATTGAAAATAAAGCCAAAGAAATAAGAGAAGAAATAAAGAGTTTACTTATTAAATCTGGCTGGCCTGAAACTTCAGTTCAAAAGATAGTAGAAATTGATATTTTTTCGCAAATGGCAAAAGCGGATTGGTTTGATTCAGAATGGATGTTTGGGGTAGAGGATGGCTTTGACATAGTGATAGGCAACCCGCCTTATGTGAGGCAGGAGAGGATCAAGGAATTAAAGCCAATTCTTCAACAGCAAGGGTACAAGGTATTTGCATCGACAGCAGACATTTATGTTTATTTTTATGAAAAAGGCTATAACTTGCTTTTGCCACAAGGTATCCTTTGTTTTATTTCAAGCAACAAATGGATGAGGGCAAAGTATGGAGAGAAATTAAGAAAGCTTCTTAAAGAAAACACAAAAGTTTTAACCCTCGTTGATTTTAGTGGTTACCCTGTATTTGAACAAACTGTTGATACAAACATAATACTGTTTCAAAAAGCAAAACCAGATGATAACCACAAAGTGAAATTTGTAAATGTAGGTAAAGTTGATGGTGATGTAATTGAATATATCAGTAAAAATCAAAACACAATCCCACAACAAAAACTCTCTGAAAATGCCTGGACACTTGCTGATGAAAAGGTTTTAGCACTCAAAGAAAAGATAGAAAAGATTGGAAAGCCATTAAAAGATTGGGATGTAAAAATTTACTTTGGAATAAAAACAGGCTTTAACGAGGCATTTATAATTGATACAGAAACAAGAAACAGGATTTTGGCTAACTGCAAAACAGAAGAAGAGAGAAAAAGAACAGAAGAGATAATAAAACCAGTTTTGAGAGGAAGGGATATAGAAAGGTGGAGATACAAGTGGGCAGGATTGTGGTTGATATATATACCTTGGCATTTTCCATTACACAAAAATCAAAATATTACAGGAGCTTCTGAATTAGCAGAAAGTGAATTTAGAAAGAAATATCCAGCTTTATACAGTTATTTACTTCAATATAAAGATGGACTTATGCAAAGGAACAAAGAAGAGACTTGCAAAAGGTATGAGTGGTATGCTTTACAAAGATGGGCATCAGACTACTACCCCGAATTTGAAAAGGAAAAGATTGTGTGGCAGAGGGTGACACAACAATTTTCATTTTGTTTTGTTCCAAAAGGTTTATACATTCTTGATTCGATGGCTTTTATGACTGGAGAAAATTTAAGATTTTTATTGGGAATTTTAAATTCAAAATTAGTTGATTTTTATGTCAAAACATACGTCCATCAATATGCTGACACGGGCTTTTTATTGTCAAACCAGTATGTTGAAAGAATTTTCATTCCCCCCATCACCCCCCCAAAACCATCACATAGTCAAAGAGATAGAAAATCTCGTCTCCCAAATCCTCTCCCTCACCCAATCTCCGGACTACGAAACAAATCCACAAAAACAAGCAAAAGTCAAAGAACTTGA